The following proteins are encoded in a genomic region of Zea mays cultivar B73 chromosome 9, Zm-B73-REFERENCE-NAM-5.0, whole genome shotgun sequence:
- the LOC103639595 gene encoding NAC domain-containing protein 37 has product MESCVPPGFRFHPTDEELVGYYLRKKVASQKIDLDVIRDIDLYRIEPWDLQEHCGIGRYEEQSEWYFFSYKDRKYPTGTRTNRATMAGFWKATGRDKAVHDRSRLIGMRKTLVFYKGRAPNGQKTDWIMHEYRLETDENAQPQEEGWVVCRAFKKRTAYPARSMAMAWDPSYAYREASATGAAAFVDPNAASYTQIRRQPNKSERFKQELAELDGAAALLQYSASHLLELPQLESPSAPLAPANPSQASAADEAAVDAADSGRRPGKKARADKAATDWRALDRFVASQLSPAAASTTAAASSVACSQVDHVEDDDMAALLFLNSDDGRDEAERWTGLLGPAAGGDGDFGLCVFEK; this is encoded by the exons ATGGAATCATGCGTGCCCCCGGGGTTCAGGTTCCACCCCACCGACGAGGAGCTCGTCGGCTACTACCTCCGGAAGAAGGTGGCCTCCCAGAAGATCGACCTCGACGTCATACGCGACATCGACCTCTACCGCATCGAGCCGTGGGATCTCCAAG AACACTGCGGGATCGGCCGGTACGAGGAGCAGAGCGAGTGGTACTTCTTCAGCTACAAGGACCGCAAGTACCCGACGGGGACGCGGACCAACAGGGCCACCATGGCAGGGTTCTGGAAGGCCACGGGCAGGGACAAGGCGGTGCACGACAGGAGCCGCCTCATCGGCATGAGGAAGACGCTCGTCTTCTACAAGGGGAGGGCGCCCAACGGCCAGAAGACCGACTGGATCATGCACGAGTACCGGCTCGAGACCGACGAGAACGCGCAGCCACAG GAAGAAGGCTGGGTGGTGTGCCGGGCGTTCAAGAAGAGAACAGCCTACCCAGCAAGGAGCATGGCGATGGCATGGGACCCCAGCTACGCCTACCGCGAGGCCAGCGCCACGGGCGCGGCCGCGTTCGTGGACCCCAACGCGGCGTCGTACACGCAGATCAGGCGCCAGCCCAACAAGAGCGAGCGCTTCAAGCAGGAGCTGGCCGAGCTGGACGGCGCCGCCGCGCTGCTGCAGTACTCCGCCAGCCACCTACTCGAGCTGCCGCAGCTCGAAAGCCCGTCGGCGCCGCTCGCGCCGGCCAACCCGAGCCAGGCGTCAGCGGCTGATGAGGCGGCGGTGGACGCCGCCGACAGCGGTCGGCGGCCGGGAAAGAAGGCGCGGGCTGATAAGGCGGCCACGGACTGGAGGGCGCTCGACAGGTTCGTCGCGTCGCAGCTCAGCCCCGCGGCGGCGTCGACGACCGCCGCCGCCAGCAGTGTGGCATGCTCGCAGGTGGACCACGTtgaggatgacgacatggcggCATTGCTGTTCCTCAACAGCGACGACGGGAGGGACGAAGCGGAGAGGTGGACGGGGCTGCTCGGCCCCGCCGCCGGCGGGGACGGCGACTTTGGTCTTTGTGTGTTCGAGAAATGA
- the LOC100282436 gene encoding uncharacterized protein LOC100282436 produces the protein MANGCGYVWALAAGFNAALAAISAKFFSTLLLKYGMVILFNVTMWGCYVNSLKALSSLQATVTNFAANFISSGLAGCFLFDEPLPSKWFAGASLIIFGVFILSKSSIEEKQNSD, from the exons aTGGCGAATGGCTGCGGCTACGTGTGGGCCCTCGCGGCGGGTTTCAACGCCGCACTCGCCGCCATCTCCGCCAAGTTCTTCTCCACTCTG TTGCTCAAATATGGCATGGTGATACTTTTCAACGTGACAATGTGGGGGTGCTATGTCAACAGCCTCAAAGCTTTGTCATCCCTCCAGGCAACAGTGACAAACTTCGCCGCCAACTTCATTTCATCTGGGCTTGCGGGGTGTTTCCTGTTTGATGAGCCCTTGCCTTCTAAG TGGTTTGCAGGTGCCAGTCTTATCATTTTTGGCGTCTTTATCCTCAGCAAGTCAAGCATCGAGGAGAAACAGAACTCAGATTAG
- the LOC103639596 gene encoding sodium/hydrogen exchanger 2, whose translation MLREVSLTNATFNSQLISIGALGLISRLNIGALELGDYLALGAIFSATDSICTLQVLSQDETPFLYNHVFGEGVVNDATSVVLFNAIQNFDPRNISGAKLLNFIGSFLYLFGSSTILGVASGLLSAYTIKKLYFGRHSTDREVSIMMLMAYLSSMLAELLDFSGILTVFFCGIVMSHYTWHNVTESSRVTTKHAFATLSFISEIFLFLYVGMDALDIEKWKIVDQTYRHTVSLFLSLHCSTRRSFF comes from the exons ATGCTCCGGGAGGTCAGTCTTACAAATGCAACGTTTAACTCACAGTTGATCTCAATAGGCGCTCTAGGACTAATATCAAGGCTTAATATCGGCGCACTTGAACTGGGAGACTATCTTG CACTTGGGGCAATATTCTCGGCCACAGACTCAATTTGCACCTTGCAGGTGTTAAGCCAAGATGAGACACCATTCTTGTACAACCACGTGTTTGGTGAAGGTGTTGTCAATGACGCAACTTCTGTTGTGTTGTTCAATGCAATCCAGAACTTTGATCCTAGAAATATCAGCGGTGCCAAATTACTGAACTTCATTGGCAGTTTCCTTTATCTGTTCGGCTCCAGCACCATTCTTGGAGTAGCT TCTGGACTTCTTAGTGCTTATACCATTAAGAAGTTGTACTTTGGCAG GCATTCAACCGATCGTGAAGTTTCCATTATGATGCTAATGGCTTATTTATCTTCCATGCTAGCTGAA TTGCTCGATTTTAGTGGCATTCTCACTGTGTTTTTCTGCGGTATCGTAATGTCACACTATACTTGGCACAATGTAACAGAAAGTTCGAGGGTCACAACCAA GCATGCCTTTGCAACATTGTCGTTTATCTCCGAGATTTTTCTGTTTCTTTATGTTGGTATGGATGCATTGGATATAGAGAAGTGGAAGATTGTCGATCAAACTTATAGGCATACGGtctccctctttctctctcttcatTGCTCAACTAGAAGATCTTTCTTCTGA